A region from the Hippopotamus amphibius kiboko isolate mHipAmp2 chromosome 15, mHipAmp2.hap2, whole genome shotgun sequence genome encodes:
- the CNOT6 gene encoding CCR4-NOT transcription complex subunit 6 isoform X1 — protein sequence MPKEKYEPPDPRRMYTIMSSEEAANGKKSHWVELEISGKVRSLSSSLWSLTHLTALYLSDNSLSRIPSDIAKLHNLVYLDLSSNKIRSLPAELGNMVSLRELHLNNNLLRVLPFELGKLFQLQTLGLKGNPLTQDILNLYLEPDGTRRLLNYLLDNLAGTAKRISTEQPPPRSWIMLQEPDRTRPTVIFPTALFSVMCYNVLCDKYATRQLYGYCPSWALNWDYRKKAIIQEILSCSADIISLQEVETEQYYSFFLVELKERGYNGFFSPKSRARTMSEQERKHVDGCAIFFKTEKFTLVQKHTVEFNQLAMANSEGSEAMLNRVMTKDNIGVAVLLELRKELIEISGKPHLGTEKQLILVANAHMHWDPEYSDVKLVQTMMFLSEVKNIIDKASRSLQSSVLGEFGTIPLVLCADLNSLPDSGVVEYLSTGGVETNHKDFKELRYNESLTNFSCNGKNGTPNGRITHGFKLQSAYESGLMPYTNYTFDFKGIIDYIFYSKPQLNTLGILGPLDHHWLVENNISGCPHPLIPSDHFSLFAQLELLLPFLPQVNGIHLPGRR from the exons ATGCCCAAAGAAAAATACGAGCCCCCTGACCCTCGGAGGATGTACACAATTATGTCCTCTGAGGAGGCagcaaatggaaagaaatcacATTGGGTGGAGCTTGAAATAAGTG gAAAAGTAAGAAGCTTAAGCTCATCTTTGTGGTCACTAACTCACTTGACAGCTTTGTATCTAAGTGACAATTCCCTGTCCCGCATTCCTTCAGACATTGCCAAGCTTCACAATCTGGTGTATCTGGACCTGTCGTCTAATAAAATCCGGAGTTTACCAGCAGAACTCGGAAACATGGTATCACTCAG GGAACTCCATTTAAATAACAACCTGTTACGAGTTCTACCTTTTGAGCTGGGAAAACTGTTTCAGTTGCAGACTTTAGGCCTGAAAG gaaATCCACTTACCCAGGATATACTGAACCTCTATCTGGAACCAGATGGAACAAGAAGGCTACTGAACTATTTGCTTGATAATTTGGCAGGTACTGCAAAAAGAA TTTCAACAGAACAACCACCTCCAAGATCTTGGATTATGTTACAAGAACCAGACAGAACACGGCCAACTG TTATCTTTCCTACAGCCTTGTTTTCTGTCATGTGCTATAATGTTCTTTGTGATAAATATGCGACCCGGCAGTTATACGGCTACTGTCCGTCATGGGCACTAAATTGGGACTACAGGAAGAAGGCCATTATTCAAGAAATCTTGAGTTGCAGTGCTGATATCATAAGTCTTCAG GAGGTTGAAACAGAACAGtattacagtttttttctggTAGAACTGAAAGAACGTGGCTATAATGGATTCTTTAGTCCTAAATCTAGAGCTAGGACAATgtcagaacaagaaagaaaacatgttgATGGCTGTGCGATATTCTTTAAGACAGAAAA atttactTTGGTTCAGAAACACACTGTTGAATTTAATCAGCTAGCAATGGCAAATTCAGAAGGGTCTGAAGCTATGCTGAACAGAGTCATGACAAAAGATAACATTGGAGTTGCTGTACTGCTAGAGCTTCGAAAGGAATTGATTGAAATAT CTGGAAAGCCACATCTTGGAACAGAAAAGCAGCTTATTCTTGTGGCCAATGCTCACATGCATTGGGACCCTGAATACTCTGATGTGAAGTTGGTTCAGACGATGATGTTCCTCTCAGAAGTGAAGAACATCATTGATAAAGCCTCGAGAAGCCTCCAGTCCAGTGTATTGGGAGAATTTGGAACTATTCCACTGGTGTTGTGTGCAGATCTTAATTCTTTGCCGGACtctg GTGTTGTAGAATATTTGAGCACTGGTGGAGtagaaacaaatcataaagacTTTAAAGAACTGAGATATAATGAAAGTCTTACAAACTTCAGCTGTAATGGGAAAAATGGGACACCCAATGGAAGGATCACTCATGGTTTCAAGTTACAGAGTGCCTATGAGAGTGGCCTGATGCCTTACACAAATTACACATTTGATTTTAAG GGTATAATTGACTACATCTTCTATTCTAAACCTCAGCTGAACACTTTAGGCATCCTGGGACCTCTGGACCACCATTGGCTAGTTGAGAACAATATCAGCGGCTGCCCACACCCGCTTATCCCCTCCGACCACTTCTCACTTTTTGCACAACTGGAGCTCTTACTGCCTTTCCTGCCCCAAGTTAATGGCATTCACCTTCCTGGCAGGAGGTAG
- the CNOT6 gene encoding CCR4-NOT transcription complex subunit 6 isoform X2, which translates to MPKEKYEPPDPRRMYTIMSSEEAANGKKSHWVELEISGKVRSLSSSLWSLTHLTALYLSDNSLSRIPSDIAKLHNLVYLDLSSNKIRSLPAELGNMVSLRELHLNNNLLRVLPFELGKLFQLQTLGLKGNPLTQDILNLYLEPDGTRRLLNYLLDNLAGTAKRISTEQPPPRSWIMLQEPDRTRPTALFSVMCYNVLCDKYATRQLYGYCPSWALNWDYRKKAIIQEILSCSADIISLQEVETEQYYSFFLVELKERGYNGFFSPKSRARTMSEQERKHVDGCAIFFKTEKFTLVQKHTVEFNQLAMANSEGSEAMLNRVMTKDNIGVAVLLELRKELIEISGKPHLGTEKQLILVANAHMHWDPEYSDVKLVQTMMFLSEVKNIIDKASRSLQSSVLGEFGTIPLVLCADLNSLPDSGVVEYLSTGGVETNHKDFKELRYNESLTNFSCNGKNGTPNGRITHGFKLQSAYESGLMPYTNYTFDFKGIIDYIFYSKPQLNTLGILGPLDHHWLVENNISGCPHPLIPSDHFSLFAQLELLLPFLPQVNGIHLPGRR; encoded by the exons ATGCCCAAAGAAAAATACGAGCCCCCTGACCCTCGGAGGATGTACACAATTATGTCCTCTGAGGAGGCagcaaatggaaagaaatcacATTGGGTGGAGCTTGAAATAAGTG gAAAAGTAAGAAGCTTAAGCTCATCTTTGTGGTCACTAACTCACTTGACAGCTTTGTATCTAAGTGACAATTCCCTGTCCCGCATTCCTTCAGACATTGCCAAGCTTCACAATCTGGTGTATCTGGACCTGTCGTCTAATAAAATCCGGAGTTTACCAGCAGAACTCGGAAACATGGTATCACTCAG GGAACTCCATTTAAATAACAACCTGTTACGAGTTCTACCTTTTGAGCTGGGAAAACTGTTTCAGTTGCAGACTTTAGGCCTGAAAG gaaATCCACTTACCCAGGATATACTGAACCTCTATCTGGAACCAGATGGAACAAGAAGGCTACTGAACTATTTGCTTGATAATTTGGCAGGTACTGCAAAAAGAA TTTCAACAGAACAACCACCTCCAAGATCTTGGATTATGTTACAAGAACCAGACAGAACACGGCCAACTG CCTTGTTTTCTGTCATGTGCTATAATGTTCTTTGTGATAAATATGCGACCCGGCAGTTATACGGCTACTGTCCGTCATGGGCACTAAATTGGGACTACAGGAAGAAGGCCATTATTCAAGAAATCTTGAGTTGCAGTGCTGATATCATAAGTCTTCAG GAGGTTGAAACAGAACAGtattacagtttttttctggTAGAACTGAAAGAACGTGGCTATAATGGATTCTTTAGTCCTAAATCTAGAGCTAGGACAATgtcagaacaagaaagaaaacatgttgATGGCTGTGCGATATTCTTTAAGACAGAAAA atttactTTGGTTCAGAAACACACTGTTGAATTTAATCAGCTAGCAATGGCAAATTCAGAAGGGTCTGAAGCTATGCTGAACAGAGTCATGACAAAAGATAACATTGGAGTTGCTGTACTGCTAGAGCTTCGAAAGGAATTGATTGAAATAT CTGGAAAGCCACATCTTGGAACAGAAAAGCAGCTTATTCTTGTGGCCAATGCTCACATGCATTGGGACCCTGAATACTCTGATGTGAAGTTGGTTCAGACGATGATGTTCCTCTCAGAAGTGAAGAACATCATTGATAAAGCCTCGAGAAGCCTCCAGTCCAGTGTATTGGGAGAATTTGGAACTATTCCACTGGTGTTGTGTGCAGATCTTAATTCTTTGCCGGACtctg GTGTTGTAGAATATTTGAGCACTGGTGGAGtagaaacaaatcataaagacTTTAAAGAACTGAGATATAATGAAAGTCTTACAAACTTCAGCTGTAATGGGAAAAATGGGACACCCAATGGAAGGATCACTCATGGTTTCAAGTTACAGAGTGCCTATGAGAGTGGCCTGATGCCTTACACAAATTACACATTTGATTTTAAG GGTATAATTGACTACATCTTCTATTCTAAACCTCAGCTGAACACTTTAGGCATCCTGGGACCTCTGGACCACCATTGGCTAGTTGAGAACAATATCAGCGGCTGCCCACACCCGCTTATCCCCTCCGACCACTTCTCACTTTTTGCACAACTGGAGCTCTTACTGCCTTTCCTGCCCCAAGTTAATGGCATTCACCTTCCTGGCAGGAGGTAG
- the CNOT6 gene encoding CCR4-NOT transcription complex subunit 6 isoform X3: MVSLRELHLNNNLLRVLPFELGKLFQLQTLGLKGNPLTQDILNLYLEPDGTRRLLNYLLDNLAGTAKRISTEQPPPRSWIMLQEPDRTRPTVIFPTALFSVMCYNVLCDKYATRQLYGYCPSWALNWDYRKKAIIQEILSCSADIISLQEVETEQYYSFFLVELKERGYNGFFSPKSRARTMSEQERKHVDGCAIFFKTEKFTLVQKHTVEFNQLAMANSEGSEAMLNRVMTKDNIGVAVLLELRKELIEISGKPHLGTEKQLILVANAHMHWDPEYSDVKLVQTMMFLSEVKNIIDKASRSLQSSVLGEFGTIPLVLCADLNSLPDSGVVEYLSTGGVETNHKDFKELRYNESLTNFSCNGKNGTPNGRITHGFKLQSAYESGLMPYTNYTFDFKGIIDYIFYSKPQLNTLGILGPLDHHWLVENNISGCPHPLIPSDHFSLFAQLELLLPFLPQVNGIHLPGRR, encoded by the exons ATGGTATCACTCAG GGAACTCCATTTAAATAACAACCTGTTACGAGTTCTACCTTTTGAGCTGGGAAAACTGTTTCAGTTGCAGACTTTAGGCCTGAAAG gaaATCCACTTACCCAGGATATACTGAACCTCTATCTGGAACCAGATGGAACAAGAAGGCTACTGAACTATTTGCTTGATAATTTGGCAGGTACTGCAAAAAGAA TTTCAACAGAACAACCACCTCCAAGATCTTGGATTATGTTACAAGAACCAGACAGAACACGGCCAACTG TTATCTTTCCTACAGCCTTGTTTTCTGTCATGTGCTATAATGTTCTTTGTGATAAATATGCGACCCGGCAGTTATACGGCTACTGTCCGTCATGGGCACTAAATTGGGACTACAGGAAGAAGGCCATTATTCAAGAAATCTTGAGTTGCAGTGCTGATATCATAAGTCTTCAG GAGGTTGAAACAGAACAGtattacagtttttttctggTAGAACTGAAAGAACGTGGCTATAATGGATTCTTTAGTCCTAAATCTAGAGCTAGGACAATgtcagaacaagaaagaaaacatgttgATGGCTGTGCGATATTCTTTAAGACAGAAAA atttactTTGGTTCAGAAACACACTGTTGAATTTAATCAGCTAGCAATGGCAAATTCAGAAGGGTCTGAAGCTATGCTGAACAGAGTCATGACAAAAGATAACATTGGAGTTGCTGTACTGCTAGAGCTTCGAAAGGAATTGATTGAAATAT CTGGAAAGCCACATCTTGGAACAGAAAAGCAGCTTATTCTTGTGGCCAATGCTCACATGCATTGGGACCCTGAATACTCTGATGTGAAGTTGGTTCAGACGATGATGTTCCTCTCAGAAGTGAAGAACATCATTGATAAAGCCTCGAGAAGCCTCCAGTCCAGTGTATTGGGAGAATTTGGAACTATTCCACTGGTGTTGTGTGCAGATCTTAATTCTTTGCCGGACtctg GTGTTGTAGAATATTTGAGCACTGGTGGAGtagaaacaaatcataaagacTTTAAAGAACTGAGATATAATGAAAGTCTTACAAACTTCAGCTGTAATGGGAAAAATGGGACACCCAATGGAAGGATCACTCATGGTTTCAAGTTACAGAGTGCCTATGAGAGTGGCCTGATGCCTTACACAAATTACACATTTGATTTTAAG GGTATAATTGACTACATCTTCTATTCTAAACCTCAGCTGAACACTTTAGGCATCCTGGGACCTCTGGACCACCATTGGCTAGTTGAGAACAATATCAGCGGCTGCCCACACCCGCTTATCCCCTCCGACCACTTCTCACTTTTTGCACAACTGGAGCTCTTACTGCCTTTCCTGCCCCAAGTTAATGGCATTCACCTTCCTGGCAGGAGGTAG